In a single window of the Gossypium hirsutum isolate 1008001.06 chromosome D02, Gossypium_hirsutum_v2.1, whole genome shotgun sequence genome:
- the LOC107938716 gene encoding probable transcription factor PosF21: MEKDKSPGLPPPSGRYTGFAAVGNVLNSTGCFGQSSDANRFSQDISKMPDNPPKNLGHRRAHSEILTLPDDISFDSDLGVVGAADGPSYSDDTGEDMFSMFIDMDKFNSSSATSTFQVGESSAPAAAPATAHMAAAAWTGMNGENQSVTVGSSEKPRVRHQHSQSMDGSTSIKPEMLMSGAEEVSPAEAKKALSATKLAELAIIDPKRAKRIWANRQSAARSKERKMRYIAELERKVQTLQTEATSLSAQLSLLQRDTGTLTAENNELKLRLTTMEQQVHLQDALNEALKDEIQHLKVLTGQSIPNGGPMMNYASYGTNQQYYPNNQAMHTLLTAQQFQQLQIQSQKQPHPFQLQHQTGDMGVRGPVPTPNHKDASSDVSLTATKD; encoded by the exons ATGGAGAAGGACAAATCCCCAGGCTTGCCACCGCCGTCTGGTCGGTATACTGGGTTTGCGGCCGTCGGGAATGTTTTGAACTCAACTGGATGTTTTGGTCAAAGTTCTGATGCGAATCGTTTTAGTCAGGATATTAGCAAAATGCCTGATAATCCACCAAAGAACTTGGGTCATCGCCGTGCTCATTCTGAAATCCTTACTCTTCCTGATGATATTAGCTTTGATAGTGATCTCGGTGTTGTTGGGGCGGCTGATGGACCGTCGTACTCTGATGATACGGGGGAGGATATGTTCTCTATGTTCATTGATATGGATAAGTTCAATTCTTCTTCTGCAACATCGACTTTTCAGGTTGGTGAGTCGTCAGCCCCCGCCGCTGCTCCGGCAACTGCTCATATGGCTGCTGCTGCATGGACTGGGATGAATGGTGAGAACCAGAGTGTTACTGTTGGGTCTTCGGAGAAACCGAGGGTTAGGCACCAACATAGCCAGTCGATGGATGGGTCGACCAGTATTAAGCCGGAAATGCTTATGTCCGGTGCGGAGGAAGTTTCACCTGCTGAGGCTAAGAAAGCTCTGTCTGCTACTAAGCTTGCTGAGCTTGCTATTATTGATCCCAAGCGTGCTAAGAg GATCTGGGCAAATAGGCAGTCTGCTGCTAGgtcaaaggaaagaaagatgcgataTATAGCTGAACTCGAAAGGAAAGTTCAGACGTTGCAAACTGAAGCAACATCACTCAGTGCCCAGCTGTCTCTGTTACAG AGAGACACCGGTACTCTGACTGCTGAAAACAATGAGTTGAAACTGCGTTTGACAACAATGGAGCAGCAGGTTCATTTGCAAGATG CATTAAACGAAGCGCTGAAAGATGAAATCCAGCATCTGAAAGTACTGACCGGCCAATCTATACCAAACGGTGGACCGATGATGAATTATGCGTCTTATGGAACTAATCAACAATACTACCCCAATAATCAAGCTATGCATACTCTGCTAACCGCGCAGCAGTTCCAGCAACTTCAAATCCAATCCCAGAAACAGCCGCATCCATTCCAGCTGCAACATCAAACGGGGGACATGGGAGTTAGAGGTCCCGTGCCAACCCCTAACCACAAAGATGCTTCATCGGATGTCAGCTTGACAGCAACAAAGGATTGA
- the LOC121214897 gene encoding splicing factor YJU2-like, whose amino-acid sequence MRDILRDPKFYFKCTNCFAEMTTKTDPQNKNYVVESGPTRNFEPWRAEDEEVERERNRRKSQRMGDAMKSLENRTLDWKREIDILAALDKMKSRKSRHATVSVDSMLDALQRTAAEKEKKLEEEDEALIKSIFQGRIGAAMFLTLMSSLMQKPKEFVPRISDDVFIYDEDLNCLSNGLNRRKVSEESSSNPARFKSSVVKKKPKIQIQESQLIFLIILDYDMEAQTFNLARYTDASSFSQLR is encoded by the exons ATGCGAGATATTCTAAGGGATCCGAAGTTTTATTTCAAATGCACCAATTGCTTTGCTGAGATGACGACAAAGACTGAtccacaaaataaaaattatgttgttGAATCGGGTCCAACAAGAAATTTTGAACCTTGGCGTGCTGAAGATGAGGAAGTGGAGAGAgagagaaacagaagaaaatcTCAAAGAATGGGGGATGCGATGAAATCTTTGGAGAACCGAACGTTGGATTGGAAAAGAGAGATAGACATCCTTGCTGCACTTGATAAGATGAAATCTAGGAAGTCCAGACATGCTACGGTGAGCGTAGATTCAATGCTGGACGCCTTGCAACGCACTGCTGCAGAAAAG GAAAAGAAactagaagaagaagatgaagccCTCATTAAATCGATTTTCCAGGGTAGAATTGGT GCGGCCATGTTTCTAACATTGATGTCATCTTTAATGCAGAAACCAAAGGAATTTGTTCCAAGGATTTCAGATGATGTTTTCATCTATGATGAGGATTTGAACTGTTTATCGAATGGCTTAAACAGGAGAAAGGTGTCAGAAGAATCTTCAAGTAACCCTGCTCGATTCAAGTCGTCGGTTGTGAAGAAGAAACCAAAGATACAAATACAGGAGAGCCAACTTATTTTCCTGATTATTTTGGATTATGACATGGAAGCTCAAACCTTCAACTTAGCTAGATACACAGATGCTAGCTCCTTTTCCCAATTACGATAA
- the LOC121214898 gene encoding NAC transcription factor 29 — MLNSSPVPYGYQFRPSRQEIFIRFLFPIVNGECLPSSPLIQVDIYGENKEPWNIFDKNSKTPYWVFTKLKKKSRLRIDRTAGSGCWLARNTKEVYDNGGKLLGYHKYFTFSCKNDEWMNQDNGHWIMHEFSLKREESNDYVICEIRNKNAADLDSDSKLNTKKRRILSSEKNHEEMNLPSKPNDEEMGLISIFSESGHKDLSSDVTFETRTRNDGLDLNLNLKLNDEDLRLYVNHEDPKIINKDVAGRNLNLSKLESDDEEIESISRSSNHEDLSSDVTFEIRNRNDDLGLNLNLKSNDEDGKKRYLRQNVRISDDSPLYIFPNFIIESNKFEEENLFKSIYENLFKSENG, encoded by the coding sequence ATGTTGAACTCTAGTCCAGTTCCCTATGGTTATCAATTTCGTCCCTCAAGACAAGAAATTTTCATCCGTTTTCTTTTCCCAATCGTAAATGGAGAGTGTTTGCCTTCTAGTCCTTTAATCCAGGTTGATATTTATGGTGAAAACAAAGAGCCGTGGAATATTTTCGACAAAAATTCGAAAACCCCGTATTGGGTTTTCACTaagttgaagaagaagagcagATTGAGAATCGATCGGACCGCCGGTTCGGGATGTTGGCTTGCTCGGAATACGAAAGAAGTTTATGACAACGGTGGTAAGCTTTTAGGGTATCATAAGTATTTCACTTTTAGTTGCAAAAACGATGAATGGATGAATCAGGACAATGGGCATTGGATCATGCATGAATTTTCTTTGAAACGGGAAGAGTCGAACGATTATGTTATTTGCGAGATCAGGAATAAAAATGCCGCTGATTTGGATTCGGATTCGAAATTGAACACGAAGAAGAGAAGAATCTTAAGTTCGGAAAAGAATCATGAAGAGATGAACCTACCTTCAAAGCCAAATGATGAAGAGATGGGGTTGATTTCGATATTCTCTGAGTCAGGTCATAAAGATTTGAGTAGCGATGTTACTTTTGAGACCAGAACTAGGAATGATGGTTTGGATTTGAATTTGAACTTGAAGTTGAACGATGAAGATTTGAGACTTTACGTGAATCATGAAGATCCTAAGATCATAAATAAAGATGTTGCAGGTCGGAATCTAAATTTGAGTAAGTTGGAGTCAGATGATGAAGAGATAGAGTCAATTTCGAGATCTTCAAATCACGAAGATTTGAGCAGCGATGTTACTTTTGAGATCAGGAATAGGAACGATGATTTgggtttaaatttgaatttgaagtCGAACGATGAAGATGGAAAAAAGCGTTATTTACGACAAAATGTAAGAATTAGTGACGATTCTCCTTTGtatattttcccaaattttatcATTGaatcaaacaagtttgaagaggAAAATTTGTTCAAATCCATATATGAAAATCTATTCAAATctgaaaatggttaa
- the LOC107938700 gene encoding RHOMBOID-like protein 13: protein MGKPLFYEVMEKPATSCIIGICTTIWFYIQKKNIGYQHVGVSYETAIEGHYWRLITSAFSHISVIHLVFNMSALWSLGIVEQLDYLGLGIAYYLQYTLVLVVLSGLLVLGMYHILIQRFKIEYFRRVTAVGYSCVVFGWMTILSVKQPSSKLDLFGFISLPISFAPFESLIFTSIIIPQASFLGHLSGIIVGYAIAWGLIHGMTNYWAVSMLGWIVLVFVFSLKRSGAYDFNFLEIESVTDPSLPSVRFMGNSRTLQMSSVPLGGIEIV, encoded by the coding sequence ATGGGGAAGCCGTTGTTTTATGAGGTAATGGAGAAACCAGCAACAAGTTGTATAATAGGTATATGTACAACAATATGGTTTTACATACAAAAGAAGAACATTGGTTATCAACATGTTGGTGTAAGTTATGAAACCGCCATTGAAGGTCACTATTGGAGGTTAATTACTTCAGCTTTTTCACATATCAGTGTTATTCATCTTGTTTTCAATATGAGTGCACTTTGGAGTCTTGGTATTGTTGAACAATTAGATTATTTGGGTCTTGGAATAGCTTATTATCTACAATATACACTTGTTTTAGTCGTATTATCCGGTTTACTCGTATTAGGAATGTACCATATCTTGATTCAACGGTTTAAGATCGAGTATTTCCGGCGAGTTACCGCTGTTGGGTATTCTTGTGTTGTTTTCGGTTGGATGACAATTTTGTCCGTTAAGCAACCTTCGTCGAAATTGGATCTTTTCGGATTCATTTCGCTTCCCATTAGTTTTGCGCCATTTGAGTCGTTGATTTTCACTTCGATTATCATCCCGCAAGCGAGTTTTCTCGGTCATTTATCGGGAATCATAGTGGGGTATGCTATTGCTTGGGGTTTGATTCATGGGATGACTAATTATTGGGCTGTTTCGATGTTGGGATGGATTGTACTTGTTTTTGTATTCAGTTTGAAACGGTCCGGTGCATACGATTTCAACTTCCTCGAAATTGAATCCGTTACGGATCCTTCTCTTCCTTCTGTTCGGTTTATGGGAAACAGTAGAACATTGCAGATGAGCTCGGTTCCCCTCGGAGGCATCGAAATAGTGTAG